In Mytilus edulis chromosome 6, xbMytEdul2.2, whole genome shotgun sequence, the following proteins share a genomic window:
- the LOC139528296 gene encoding collagen alpha-1(I) chain-like — protein sequence MRGYPGQAGTPGSKGYKGDTGKTGRVGPRGFTGSSGPKGQMGDPGKSGKTGEIGPAGPPGQTGLIGQSGVPGIDGADGPPGANGSKGKQGEKGPPGPPGISGLTGPLGPDGPRGPSGSTGEMGAPGPKGEKGYSGDTGDQGNTGPVGESGQTGPPGPTGPKGDTGPPGPSEIAVP from the exons ATGAGAGGATATCCTGGTCAAGCTGGAACTCCTGGGTCGAAAGGATATAAGGGAGACACTGGAAAAACAGGACGTGTTGGACCTCGAGGGTTTACTGGATCTTCAGGACCAAAAGGCCAAATGGGAGATCCTGGAAAAAGCGGTAAAACCGGCGAAATTGGACCTGCTGGACCTCCCGGACAAACTGGACTTATCGGACAAAGTGGTGTTCCCGGAATTGACGGAGCCGATGGACCACCTGGTGCTAATGGTTCAAAAGGAAAACAAGGAGAAAAAGGACCTCCGGGACCCCCTGGAATCTCTGGACTTACTGGGCCACTTGGACCAGACGGTCCGAGAGGACCATCTGGGTCAACAGGAGAAATGGGAGCGCCTGGACCAAAGGGAGAAAAGGGATATTCTGGTGACACAGGAGATCAAGGAAACACAGGACCTGTCGGGGAATCTGGACAAACAGGCCCCCCTGGACCCACTGGTCCTAAAGGAGATACTGGTCCTCCAGGACCTTCTg aaatagCAGTACCTTGA